In Subdoligranulum variabile, the genomic stretch TCCAGGGGCAGGTCCGCCCACTGGCCGGTAAAAATCGTAACGGGTCTTGCCATACGTCCTTACTCCTTTCTCACAGGTTCACCCACACGTTGCCCTTGTCGTTGCTTTCCAGGCAGGCTTCCACAAAGCGGAGCCCTTCCAGACCGGCGTCGGCGGTGGGATAGTCAATCATACTCTCGGTGAAGGTGCCGTCCTTCTTGGCGGCCACACAGTCGGTAAAGCTGTCGTAGAGGTTGCCCATGGCCTCGATCCAGCCCTCGGTATGGCCCGCGGGCAGGCGGCCGTACCGGGCGGCGGCGGGCGTCACGGCGCCGTAGCCCCGGCGGATGATCCGCGGCACGCCGTCCTCCCCGATGAGGGTGACCTCCTCGCAGTGCTCCTGATCCCAGAGGATGGTCCCCTTGGAACCGTAGATGCGCACCCGCAGGCTGTTGTCGCAGCCGATGGCAAACTGGCAGGACCAGTAGATGCCGGTGGCTCCGCCCTCGTACTCCACCAGGATCTGGTCGTTGTCGTCCAGCTTCCGGCCGGGCACCACCACGTCCATCTTGGCCAGCAGCCGCTTGATCTTCAGCCCGGTGAGGGTGGCCACGGCGTTCTCCACATGGCTGCCGATATCTCCCAGGCAGTTCACCCGCCCCGACTGGGCCGGATCGCACCGCCAGGCCCCCTGCTTGCCGCCGCAGTCCTTCT encodes the following:
- a CDS encoding Gfo/Idh/MocA family protein, yielding MSKKLTYGMVGGGPGAFIGDAHRKAIAVDGSARLVAGCFSRTPEKSKAQGEALGLDPDRCYTNYREMAEAESKRPDGIDFVVVVTPNVTHYEICRAFLEAGIHVSCDKPLATDSARCAELKQLAEEKGLLFMVTYTYTGHVTAKYIRDLVRSGEIGTVRTVMAEYPQGWLYNEKDCGGKQGAWRCDPAQSGRVNCLGDIGSHVENAVATLTGLKIKRLLAKMDVVVPGRKLDDNDQILVEYEGGATGIYWSCQFAIGCDNSLRVRIYGSKGTILWDQEHCEEVTLIGEDGVPRIIRRGYGAVTPAAARYGRLPAGHTEGWIEAMGNLYDSFTDCVAAKKDGTFTESMIDYPTADAGLEGLRFVEACLESNDKGNVWVNL